The proteins below are encoded in one region of Hemiscyllium ocellatum isolate sHemOce1 chromosome 27 unlocalized genomic scaffold, sHemOce1.pat.X.cur. SUPER_27_unloc_1, whole genome shotgun sequence:
- the LOC132807022 gene encoding zinc finger protein 229-like — protein sequence MEKPWKCGDCGKGFPSPSVLEIHRRVHTGERPFVCHCCGKGFIQLSQLQTHQRVHTGEKPFICSVCGKGFANSSNLRAHQRVHTGEKPFTCLVCGKGFAHSSTLLIHKRIHTGERPFACSECGKAFRRTSNLRKHERVHTGERPFRCPECGQGFSQRSDLRNHERVHTGERPFTCPECGKAFRNVGNLRMHQRVHTGERPFTCPQCGKAFRHVGDLRKHQRLHTGERPFTCPECGKRFHQVRNLRNHERVHTGERPFTCPECGKGFIDSSGLLTHQRVHTGERPFTCPECGKGFIDSSGLQTHWRIHTGERPFTCSVCGKGFSHVGNLRQHERVHTGERPFTCPVCGKGFINSSSLLTHQRVHTGERPFTCSVCGKAFTRSSHLQRHQRVHVPKQGN from the coding sequence atggagaaaccgtggaaatgtggggactgtgggaaaggattcccttCCCCCTCGGTGCTGGAAATTCACAGAcgtgttcacaccggggagaggccgtttgtCTGCCACTGTTGCGGGAAAGGGTTCATTCAGTTGTCTCAGCTGCAGAcacaccagcgtgtccacaccggggagaagccgtTTATCTGCTCAGTGTGCGGGAAGGGGTTTGCGAATTCTTCCAACCTGCGggcgcaccagcgggtccacacgggagagAAGCCCTTCACGTGCTTGGTGTGCGGGAAGGGGTTCGCTCATTCATCTACACTGCTGATCCACaagcggatccacaccggggagaggccgtttgcgtgctccgagtgcgggaaggctttCCGTCGCACGAGCAACTTGCGGAAGCAcgagcgggtccacacgggggagaggcccttcaggtgCCCCGAGTGCGGGCAGGGGTTCAGTCAGAGGAGTGACCTGCGTAATCATGAGCGGGTCCACACCGGTGAGAGGCCCTtcacctgccccgagtgcgggaaggcatTCCGTAATGTCGGCAATCTGCGGatgcaccagcgggtccacaccggtgAGAGGCCCTTCACTTGCCcccagtgcgggaaggccttccgTCACGTGGGCGACCTGCGGAAgcaccagcggctccacaccggggagaggccgttcacctgccccgagtgcgggaagagATTCCATCAGGTGCGCAACCTGCGGAATCAcgagcgggtccacaccggggagaggccgttcacttgcccagagtgcgggaagggattcatCGATTCTTCCggcctgctgacccaccagcgggtccacaccggggagaggccgttcacctgcccagagtgcgggaagggattcattGATTCTTCCGGCCTGCAGACCCACTggcggatccacaccggggagaggccgttcacctgctccgtgtgcgggaagggattcagtcaTGTGGGCAATTTGCGGCAGCAcgagcgggtccacacgggggagaggccgttcacctgccccgtgtgtgggaagggatttatcAATTCTTCCAGCCTGCTGactcaccagcgggtccacaccggggagaggccattcacctgctccgtgTGCGGAAAAGccttcacccgctcctcccacctgcagaGACACCAACGAGTTCACGTGCCAAAGCAGGGAAATTGA